GCGCCACTCCATCCAAGTAGCGACACACGTGCCACACCCCCACCTACCCCCTCCACACAACCAACCTCCCCACAGCAATAACCGGCGGCACAGCCCTCCCCAAATGCCTCACCCCCCACCGATCCAACAAGCCATGAAACTCCTCCCTCTCCCTCCTCCCCATCCACACCCCTTGCCCAGAAGCCTTCTCCCCCTCCAACCTCTCCTTCATAGCAATCGCAGCTCTCTCAAGTGGGAAGATCGTAAGCTTTTCCCACCACGCCACCTGGAAAAGCATGAAGCTCGCGGAAGCAGGCACTTTCCAAGACGTGGCGACGGCGAAGGAAGGGTATTGCGCCTGGACGACGGATACGAATACGAGGACAAGAGCGACGGCGATGTTGGCGGGGTCGAGGGTGCGGCCGCCGATTCGGCCGATGTCGAGGAGTTGGGGGATGGAGGTGGTGGTGGGGTTGAGTTTTATTATGGGGAGGGTCCAGGTGTTGAGGGAGAAGGCTATGCCTGGGGCGGGTGGGTGGGTGAGTGTGTGGTTAGGTGGTGTTTGAGGGGAGGGGTGGGAGTTTACGGACCTGCTGTGACGAGGAGGGTGGAGATTAGGGACCATTGTGTGATGGGGACTACGGCGAGGATGAGGGTGGGGAGAGACATCGCGTAGATTTTGGGGTGGTGTACTGAGGTTACTACTCAGAGATACGAATGGACAGAAGGCGATACTTGGGGAGATGATAGGTAGTGCTCGGAGTTCAAGTCAGAGCCACAATGCCAATGCCGAGATCGAGCAGATTCCCGAATCCCGAAAAGTTGTCGATTGCATCCCCTGTCGATTGCATCCCCTGTCGATTGCATCCCCTACCTCGACTTTTCATCCTCTATACTGCCGGACTAGCGACTGCAGGAGTAAAGTCATCATGAGTCTCATTCCTATGAAGGTGCGTGAGCGATGGGTGCTCATCGTCGGCATAGCGGAAGAGAGGAAGTGCCCTGACAAGGTTCTGAGCGACGCCGGCAGACAGTTCTATCCTGCATGAAAGCAGCCAATCAAATAGTGGGCTGACCATTGATCGACCCAGTAAATGGCAGCTGATTTGTCGTCAACATCGAGTGCCGTTTTTGCCGCTCCAGACTCGCTGCTAAATCACGTCTTACAGGGCGATGCTTTTGCTAGACGACAGACGTTGCGGTCGAGGGGGAGAGGGAACCAATGGCTGCTGTCCTGATTACTGCCGCTACTGCTCCCCACAGCCGAGAAAGATTGAGTGTCGGCGGGCCATTCCTCAAAGAGATGCCGGCGGATGCATAAAGTGCATGTAAGCTGATTCAAAGAGGCGCACCATCCACTCGGTTTCCGACTTCTGCCCTGACTTTCTGTTTCTCTACTCCGTCCACCACTGCCATTGGCATCTCAATTACCGACAGCGACTACCAAACACCTCGACAACAGCAACAATGGAGGTCCTCCTCCGCCAATCGAGGGCCATGTGCCCGTTCCTGAACAAGACGTCACCGGCGACGCTCCGCTCCATGTCGACGAGCACCACCATGCAGCACCCAGCCCCAGGCGGCGGCGCCATGAGCAACTTGCAAATCATTGCCCGCCGCTGCCCCGTTATGGGCAAGGCCTTGACTGTGCAGAGCGCTCGCGGTGGCAACGCCGCTTTGGCTGGGGCTTTTGGTGGATCTCGAGGATACACTGCCAAAGTTCCGCGCGCGAACTTGCACACTTCTCGACCAAACGAAGCCCAGGCCGTAGATGTTCGCCAAGTCCGTCGTGAGCACTTCTCTCCCCCGAACGCCAAACCTGCAAATGCCACGACTTCGGCCGCGAGCCAGCATCTCAACACTCCACCACCGCCACCGAAGGCCTCGCAATTCAACTACGAAGAGTTCTACCAGAATGAGTTGGACAAGAAGCACAAGGACAAGTCGTACCGCTACTTCAACAACATCAACAGACTGGCACAGGAGTTCCCGCGAGCACACATGAGCGAGCGAAACGAGCGCGTTGATGTGTGGTGCTCCAACGACTACCTCGGCATGGGCCGCAACCCACAACTCTTGAAGAAGATGCACGAGACGCTGGATATGTACGGATCAGGAGCTGGTGGCACACGCAACATCTCCGGACACAACCAACACGCAATGGGCTTGGAGGCGACTTGTGCGAAGCTTCACGCAAAGGAGGCCGCATTGGTCTTTTCTTCATGCTACGTCGCGAACGATGCGACTCTTGCCACACTGGGCAGCAAGTTCCCCAACTGCGTCATCCTCAGCGACAGCATGAACCACGCTTCGATGATCCAGGGCATTCGCCACTCGGGTGCGAAGAAGATGGTGTTCAAGCATAATGACGTTGTGGATCTGGAGAACAAGTTGGCATCATTGCCCGCGGATGTGCCGAAGATCATTGCTTTCGAGAGTGTGTACAGCATGTGTGGCAGTATTGGGCCGATTGAGGAGATTTGCGACTTGGCTGAGAAGTATGGCGCAATCACCTTTTTGGATGAGGTCCATGCCGTTGGCATGTACGGGCCAAACGGTGCTGGTGTGGCCGAGCACTTGGATTACGAGAACTACGCAAACGGCAGGAATCCGAAGGGAACTGTCCAGGACCGCATCGACATCATCACTGGAACTCTTGGAAAGGCCTACGGCTGCGTTGGTGGCTACATCGCTGGATCGGCGAAGATGGTTGACACGATCCGTTCGCTCGCTCCAGGGTTCATCTTCACGACTTCCTTGCCTCCCGCGACCATGGCTGGTGCCCAGACCGCCATTGAGTATCAGATGAACTACCAAGGTGATCGTCGTCTGCAGCAACTTCACACTAGAGCTGTGAAGTCCGTGCTTGCAGAGCGCGATATCCCAGTCATTCCCAACCCATCCCACATCATTCCAGTTCTGGTCGGAAACGCCGAGCTTGCCAAGAAGGCTTCCGATCTTTTGCTTGAGAAGCACCAAATCTACGTGCAGGCGATCAACTACCCAACCGTGCCAGTCGGTCAGGAGCGTCTCCGTATCACGCCAACTCCTGGCCACGTCAAGGAATTCCGTGACCACCTCGTTGTATCTCTCGAGAGTGTCTGGGATGAGCTTGGCTTGAAGCGCACTTCTGAGTGGGCTGCTGAGGGCGGCTTCATCGGTGTTGGCGAGAAGGATGCACCAGCGGTCGAGCCGATCTGGACTGACGAGCAGCTCGGTCTGACCGAAGTTCGTGAGCAGCTGAAGACTGAGGGTGCACACGGCGTGCTTGAGCGTGTCCTCGACAACGAGCGACAACAGACCATCGCCGTCGCGGCTGCTGCCTAAGTGCTTATGTGTGTGACGTGTGTGATGCGTGCAAGAGATGGACATGACTGCTATTTACGATGATCTTGCGAAACAGTTGCACTTCTGACGATCTATGATCGCCGATTGAACAAATACAATCCTTTTGAAAGTGCTCCGGGCTGAAATATGCCTGTCGAGCCGCACCAGCATATCTTTCGTCTCTGTCTCTTCGCTATGTTCCTGCAAGCATGATTGCTGACCACAACTTCCTCCTTTAGCCAGCCGCCGCACGGGCTTTGATAGGCGAAGCATCCCTGCTCCATTACTGAGCTTCGCCGGGACGTCACTTCATTCCTAGTACCGCATCAACAACGCCTCTTCCTGAAGAGAGCTCTAGTAAGTACAGCACATTTCTCACTCTTTACCTTGTCATCTCTTCTCTACTCCACAATGTCATCTCTCAACAAAGACCACCCCCCTTCAACCCACACCCTCTTCCTCAACGCCACCATCATCGACGGCTCTGGCAACACACCCCGCTGCATCGGCAGCCTCCTCATCCAAAATAGCAAAATCCACACAATCCGCCCCGTCCCCTCAGCCTACACCGACGACGAGCTCATCCAAGCCCGCGCTACAGGCGTCCGCATCATCAACTGCGAAAACGGCCACTGGACTCTCTCCCCGGCCTTCATAGACATGCACGCCCACTCCGACCTCGCCCTGCTCCACACCCCCACCCACGAGGCGAAGATCACTCAGGGTGTTATGACGGAGGTCATTGGGCAGGATGGGATTTCATACGCTCCTGTCGATGATGGAGCGATGAGGCGGATTCGGGAGCAGATTGCTGGGTGGAATGGGGATCCTGATGAGCAGGATTACCCGG
Above is a window of Fulvia fulva chromosome 6, complete sequence DNA encoding:
- a CDS encoding 5-aminolevulinate synthase, mitochondrial, which codes for MEVLLRQSRAMCPFLNKTSPATLRSMSTSTTMQHPAPGGGAMSNLQIIARRCPVMGKALTVQSARGGNAALAGAFGGSRGYTAKVPRANLHTSRPNEAQAVDVRQVRREHFSPPNAKPANATTSAASQHLNTPPPPPKASQFNYEEFYQNELDKKHKDKSYRYFNNINRLAQEFPRAHMSERNERVDVWCSNDYLGMGRNPQLLKKMHETLDMYGSGAGGTRNISGHNQHAMGLEATCAKLHAKEAALVFSSCYVANDATLATLGSKFPNCVILSDSMNHASMIQGIRHSGAKKMVFKHNDVVDLENKLASLPADVPKIIAFESVYSMCGSIGPIEEICDLAEKYGAITFLDEVHAVGMYGPNGAGVAEHLDYENYANGRNPKGTVQDRIDIITGTLGKAYGCVGGYIAGSAKMVDTIRSLAPGFIFTTSLPPATMAGAQTAIEYQMNYQGDRRLQQLHTRAVKSVLAERDIPVIPNPSHIIPVLVGNAELAKKASDLLLEKHQIYVQAINYPTVPVGQERLRITPTPGHVKEFRDHLVVSLESVWDELGLKRTSEWAAEGGFIGVGEKDAPAVEPIWTDEQLGLTEVREQLKTEGAHGVLERVLDNERQQTIAVAAAA